A genomic window from Flavobacterium johnsoniae includes:
- a CDS encoding glycoside hydrolase family 76 protein — MKKLFSMRFSIVMLSVIGLGLLTVSCDDDPIPLRDPNSTGGAEFKYTWAQTADSLQTATYNTYLGSNGTFIENNTGKSTFNYWPNAHVLDVLVDGFLRTGNENYKTRMKALVQGIKVKNGNNTYNNVFNDDMLWLANSCLRAYDATKDQEYKDVADYLWGRIKLSWSDVFGGGITWKQDTPRQKNAVSNGPAVILAMRLYEIDKKADDLDWAKKIYAWQKANLVDPVTGTVWDNISEVNGVITTNKDWVFTYNMGTWIGAGLRLYKATNDQVYLDDAVKCGRTVLVSPKLLSEGLLRDEGQGDGGLFKGILVRYFVELTEHPTINSTDKEKFAAFMKFNAQTFYKKGILRPSMLSGSNWKVAPAAGANTDLTTQLSGVMLIEAAAKLDKDGYFN, encoded by the coding sequence ATGAAAAAATTATTTTCAATGCGTTTTAGTATCGTAATGCTAAGCGTGATAGGATTGGGGTTATTGACTGTTTCTTGCGATGATGATCCGATTCCGTTACGTGATCCAAACAGTACAGGCGGAGCTGAATTTAAATATACTTGGGCACAAACTGCCGATTCTTTGCAAACAGCAACTTACAATACTTATTTAGGTTCTAATGGAACTTTTATAGAAAACAATACAGGAAAAAGCACTTTTAATTATTGGCCAAATGCACACGTTTTGGATGTTTTGGTAGATGGTTTTTTAAGAACTGGAAATGAGAATTACAAAACAAGAATGAAAGCTTTGGTACAAGGAATCAAGGTTAAAAACGGAAATAATACTTATAATAATGTTTTTAATGATGATATGCTTTGGTTGGCAAATTCTTGCCTTCGTGCTTATGACGCAACAAAAGATCAAGAATATAAAGATGTTGCCGATTATTTATGGGGAAGAATAAAATTAAGCTGGAGTGATGTTTTTGGTGGAGGAATTACTTGGAAACAAGATACGCCAAGACAGAAGAATGCCGTTTCAAACGGTCCAGCGGTAATTCTTGCCATGAGATTATATGAAATCGATAAAAAAGCCGATGATTTAGATTGGGCAAAAAAAATCTATGCATGGCAAAAAGCTAATCTTGTAGATCCGGTTACTGGAACTGTTTGGGATAATATATCAGAAGTAAACGGAGTAATTACAACCAACAAAGACTGGGTTTTTACCTATAACATGGGAACATGGATTGGAGCAGGTTTAAGATTGTACAAAGCAACAAATGACCAAGTATATCTTGACGATGCTGTAAAATGCGGAAGAACAGTTTTGGTGAGTCCAAAATTGCTTTCAGAAGGTCTTTTAAGAGATGAAGGACAAGGAGATGGCGGATTATTTAAAGGTATCTTAGTGCGTTATTTCGTAGAACTTACAGAGCATCCAACAATCAATTCTACAGATAAAGAAAAATTTGCAGCTTTCATGAAATTTAATGCTCAGACATTTTACAAAAAAGGAATTTTAAGACCTTCAATGTTATCAGGTAGCAATTGGAAAGTAGCACCTGCAGCAGGAGCAAACACAGATCTTACAACCCAATTGAGCGGGGTT
- a CDS encoding SusE domain-containing protein: protein MKNIYSKLLLLVCAIFLVGCDNDDSMSHTNVSTVNALYAPADNKFFDLGAQSSALFEWEGAKAEDNGVVLYDVVFDKESGDFSKPIYTIPSDGNGFQKTLNLSFTELNKIAALAGIQSESIGKLKWTVYSSKGINVQKSKVSGIFEVQRPGGFPTPDQLFITGTGSENGETVADAQAFKKVGATSFEIYTKLKAGTYKFISRKNGTPEVFYIEDGKLKQDGATTFAGESKVYKIRVDFSDGSTKMTEIKKIELWFPPLSQYLFEYTYAGGGIWKAANKAISFKQESWGRDERYKFKFTVVNGATTSEEWYGSINGDNSRPDGANVAASYWYMVPVTSDFWNNCFKFASAVDNKNVNAEINFSATAPAYTHSFTVL, encoded by the coding sequence TATGCGCCATCTTCTTGGTGGGTTGCGACAATGACGATTCAATGAGTCATACTAATGTGAGTACGGTAAATGCACTTTACGCACCAGCAGATAACAAATTTTTTGATCTAGGAGCACAAAGTTCTGCTCTTTTTGAATGGGAAGGAGCTAAAGCTGAGGATAACGGTGTTGTACTTTATGATGTTGTTTTTGATAAGGAAAGCGGCGATTTTTCTAAACCAATTTATACGATTCCTTCAGATGGAAATGGTTTCCAAAAAACGTTGAATCTTTCTTTTACCGAGCTGAACAAAATTGCAGCTTTAGCAGGAATTCAATCAGAATCTATCGGAAAATTAAAATGGACTGTTTATTCTTCAAAAGGAATCAATGTTCAAAAATCTAAAGTTTCGGGAATTTTTGAAGTGCAAAGACCAGGCGGTTTCCCAACTCCAGATCAATTATTTATAACTGGTACAGGTTCTGAAAATGGAGAAACAGTTGCAGATGCTCAAGCGTTTAAAAAAGTAGGCGCAACTTCATTTGAAATTTATACAAAACTTAAAGCAGGAACTTACAAATTCATCTCTAGAAAAAATGGTACTCCAGAAGTTTTCTACATCGAAGATGGTAAATTAAAACAAGACGGAGCAACAACTTTTGCTGGAGAAAGCAAAGTGTACAAAATTAGAGTAGATTTTAGTGATGGTTCTACAAAAATGACAGAAATCAAAAAAATCGAATTATGGTTCCCGCCACTTAGCCAATATTTATTTGAATACACTTATGCAGGTGGAGGTATCTGGAAAGCAGCAAATAAAGCAATCAGCTTTAAACAAGAATCTTGGGGTAGAGACGAGCGTTACAAATTTAAATTTACAGTTGTAAATGGAGCAACTACATCTGAAGAATGGTACGGAAGTATCAACGGAGACAACAGCAGACCTGATGGAGCAAACGTTGCCGCTTCTTACTGGTACATGGTTCCTGTAACAAGCGATTTCTGGAACAACTGTTTCAAATTTGCTTCTGCAGTAGACAACAAAAATGTAAATGCTGAAATCAATTTTAGTGCAACTGCACCGGCTTACACACACAGTTTTACAGTATTATAA